Part of the Candoia aspera isolate rCanAsp1 chromosome 1, rCanAsp1.hap2, whole genome shotgun sequence genome, ttttagaGTGTGATAACCTGAAATGCCACTTAAAAAGCCGTGCATGACTCTTCTCCTGTAAAAGGTCGTGCCCTCCTATTGATGGCTGAATGCAATATATTgatccagccattgtggcttgttcaaGAAATGTGGGTTCAAACAAATCGTAGCTTAGTGTGTGATGGAAGGCAGCCTCTTTGCTTGGTATCTGGCAATAGGTGTAGCAGTTAAACTTCTTTTTGCAGACTGATCATGGAgctttgcatgtgtgtgtctttTGTCCTACAGCTGCATgagaaatgaggaaaaagaaTGTTAGTAAGGCACTGTATAGGATCTCAGGGTATAAAACCATGTTGACGTGTGCTGTATATTTCTATCTCTCTGCTATGCATCTGTGAGGTAAGAtgctatttcattttaaaaatgatcaatGGTAAAATTATCAATTCATTTTGTTAGATCAGGCTTGCTAGTCTCTACCACAAACAACAGAGAACCCATGTAAAACTCCCCCACCTTGTTCTTACATAGACCCACACTCAGTACCTCTCttaatctctgtctctgtctcacacacacacatatacagacacacacacacacacacacacacagaagaccCATTTCATGAAGTTTGGGTTTGAGGACACATACACATTCTAAACTGCAGTGCAACTGCTTCTCATATACATTCACCACATTTTGAAGCAGTGAGTGTAGTGAAATAGGCAGGGTGAAAGCATGGTGAAAGTGAACTGGAACTGACACCCAATTCTCTTATCTGCTGCTACAGAAAAGCGCACATTTCTGCAGTCATTTCATCTCTACATTCTTTCCCCAAAGGACACAGACTAGCCATCTCTGAACCTGGCCCAGAGGGCCTATGGGATCCTTCTGGATTATTGAGATTTAGATATATTCTCAAAGAGAATTATTGTCTCTTTGAGACCATATATATAGCTctgaaaaaaaaggtaaaaagtaGCAAGACAAATTAGAATAAATCTGGTTTACAGCAACTAATTCACTATACTTCTTCTGCCCAGAGATGagatgagagatagagagatagagagatggagagatggagacTGATGATACCGAGAAGCTGCAGAATTTTTTGATCTAGTCTCTGAAATCTCaaataaaaatttcaaatttcagGACTGAGAAAGGATCTACTGTTTGAGACTTCATTTGAgcccccttcttttttcttactgtatCCAGTGCCAATGTAATttattctcctttgtttcctgctTAAATAAATAGGAGTGTTTGAGACCCATCCCTACCccaaattcttaaataaatcttgGGATTATATTTCAACTGATTATATTTGCTGCCTTTGGATGAATGATCTACCTGATCATTTCCAGTACTAAATCATACTTTGGATGAGCTCTTTGATGTGTTGATCCAGGGCAGCAGCATCCTTTATTTGCTCCCTTCTCCTTGCCCTGTGGAGTTATTGCTGATTCATGCAGGCACCAGGCTGCCTCCCTCTGAAGTGGAAAATGTTGAGCTAACTCAAAGAGGCACATGTGAAGTTCCCAAACTGTTTCTCTAATCAGACCTAGAAAACTGCTAAATTTCAGCAAGGTAGTCCAGAGTAGAGAGGAATTATGTTGCATATAGCACAACACATAACCATTTATATAACTATGATAGTAACAGAGTTCATTGCAGGAGCCTTCTCAGTAAGACATTAATTATTATTTCCCACTAAACAGAAGATGAACTAAGGTTAAAGTGCTTGCCAAAAGGCTGGCTAAACACAGATGGCAAATTAATGGACAGGTGATAAAGCAAGTGGATTGTTATCAATATCTGGAAGTGATTTTTCATGCCTCAAGGTCATGGAGTGCGCAGCTGTCACATGCAGTGAATAATGCTCAAAATGCTTCCTCTGCCATCTTGAGAATTTATTGCAGAGCCGGTGGGCTCCACATCCCTTCAATGTTAATTAAAAGTTTCTAATGCCAGAGTTTTATGTATCTTGATGTATGGGGTGCAGATTCATGAGTATCCCTACTTTCTCTGTAAGAAGCCACAGGTTATCCAAAATATTTAGTACTCTTTGCTGCTCCAAAACGTGACACTTTGCTCAGAAGCAGAACAGACATTTCTGAAAGCTGGGGCCTAAATCATGATGTTCTGTTATCTCACTCTTTTTGCCAGAAAGTTTGGCCTCACTTCCTTTGCTTGATTCTTTCTGTTCTACCTGATTGGTTATTGTTATGGGTAAATTGGTGAGATGTGGCCTCTCTCTTTACTGTTTAGCAGCTCTGGGATTTAGCAAAGCTAAGGAGACATTAAATCAATGGATTTTGGATGTAGACCAGGAGAGTAATACAAAACCAGGCTAACTAGGCAgttgaagcattttaaaaatctgggttCCAGTTGGGTTCCAGCTTCTAAACTTGACTTTCTGTAGCCCCGGAAATTAAGAACATTCTTAGTGGCAAGTTTGCAAAGAATACCAATGAAAAAGACCACATCTGTCTTTATGGTTTGGATCAAGTAAAGACTTTACCTACTTCTTTCTATATTGTACTTCTTACAATGGCAGTGGGTTTATTCTGATTGTCCCCTTACTATCTGAGCTCCCAGGGTACATTGGCACCTTTTATGTAGTTTATCTCTTAACAGATAGAACTATTAATCACACATATAGGGTTTGTAGGTTTTGTGCTACAGTTCTCATCCCTCAAAGGTTAATGATTGCTCACTGCTGAATGCAGGCACTGGGTCACCATGGTTCTTACCTCTTTacttttaattcaatttttattttagtttgttctattttctttcttttttaaaaaaaaactgattttgttTACTCTTAATAGTGATGGTCTTGTGAAGGCAATAAAATGAGAATCAAATCAATTATTTCATGATTTATTTGCACTTGTGCCTTGCTGTACTAGGCACAATGCAAACATATATTTCCCTTTCAAAGTGAAAACTACTTGTATGCATTTTTCACCAAATCAGTttgaacatctacttttatttgttaatttgcaATGAGTGAACCAATTATTTGATTGTAACCTTTACAGTCACTATATTGCATCTTTCAAATCCCCCAGTATGGTTTAATTTATGAAGCTCCAATGCCGGACATCAAAAAGACATGGCTAATTAAAAGTTTGAATAAAGAGGGAGGTTGAGCATCAAGGTAAAGATGAATAACTACATGTAAAAATTAAGATGTGCACCAAATTTGAATTATCTTTCTGTTGCTCAAATAGAACATGGAACTTACACaagtttaattttgtattttgacAATATGGGAATCATATGAATTAATAATGCTGCCAAAAATGGTTCATAACCTGAAGCTCCACATGCTTAGGAGCTCCTTATTCTTTTTTGTGATAGGCAGTGTCCATAATGtgcagagatggaaaagaaaagtaaaaacacGCAGGCCCTGGGGCCATGGGAATCCTGTGAATGGTGAGACTTGCAGGAAAATGAAGCCACTGTATATTCTCAAACTGTGTACTGATCTGCAAATGTTTTGCATTATTAGATTGcttctggattgattgattgatttttgttCATTATTATGAATGGAAATCGTTATACTGTACGTTTTAAGCCTATAAATGTAAAATAGAGCAGAAGAATACTTTGGGGCTAATTCTAATCTCAGATTTTTGCATGAACATGAGAGCTTTAATAACTACTGACCAGATCCTTCTGAGGACAGCAGGAAAACTTTCAGCCACAACTGAGCACACCTTACATTCAGAGGCTCCCATTCCCTTCAATGAGAGAAGCACATTAACCATATGCAtcagcatttgggggggggggttgcatgaAACACTTTTATAATGGAAAACAAGAGGGAAGCCTTTGTATATACAAGATAACTGAGTTGCATGGCCGTAGACTGTCCCTAAAGCTAATTAAGAGATAGAGAGACTTTCTTTGAATCCTGTTTTTTTAAGCCATGATTCCTTAAAACTTAAAGAGCATACAGTATGAACATGCATATCTGAGAGCAGAATTTGCTTCTACTGTGATGACCATCAAACAGATTCTAATCCTGCATGAAATAACTATTGGCATAATGCACTTTCATCAAATTCAGCAGGAGCAGAGAACTGAATAGACATTGCAGCTATCCTTCCTTGCTGGTCCAGACCATATATATTTACTTATATAATCATTAAACCTTTTAAAttgaaacatttaaacatttgctATACTATATGGAATGTGTAGTAGTAGCATACTGGCATATcatatgttatatatttatatagacaTATCCTATTGTAAATAAGAGTGATAATTTATTGCATATATGTATGCATTTCTAATAGATGTGCATAGCccatgcaaatttatttattatgaaagcAAAAATCACAATAATGTCTCAGAAAGCCTTCAAAATGCTAAATGGAGGGGATCCTTTAATTATATGTAGAGATGCCATTGCTGTGATGTACGTTTTCCATATGAACATTAAATGTCTTATATAGTAGCAAAATAACTAAATGGGTGTATATATTTTCATAATCCCAATGGAAAAGCAAATCTAAGGAGCAATGGCACATTTTGATATTCATAGAATTATTACTGTAGATAGAGAGATTTAATTTGTAggattttatttaattgtatgCATCAGAGTAGAATTATGAGTCCTTTTTGTGATACTGCtgatgcaaaataatgtttatttatcataattggttttttaaaaagggggagtcATGGGGTAAATTGTTTACAGGCAATGAATTATGAAGCCTTGTGCTAATGTTTTATAATACGAGTAAAAATAAAGATATGTTGTAAAGCAGCAGATCCCAGCACAATTGCTTATCAGTAGCTATGTGACAGTGTAGTCTTTACATTTAGATAAAAATATTGGCAGAACATGAGGATGAGAAAGGAGAGATCTAGAGGCATGGATGCTGGTATGGTTGGTTAGGAAGTTAGGTAAAGAAAACTTGCACATTCTCAGAAAGGCGGTCTGTTCTCCATCTGTCTTTTTTATACCAACTAAATTTAATCTAAGAACAAATGAAATGAGAAGCTGAAGTTCCAGAGGCTCACCAAACCATCTGCCGAAACCGAGATCTGAAACTGATTTTGCTGTACGAATaggctgttttatttattaattaataagtTTATGCATGGTTTTCAGGGCAATATAAAAAACCATACAGTGAAATATCTGCACAATTTTAGAACTACATAAAACCTATAAAACCCATTATGGGAAAGGGCTGGATTGCTTTGCACTAAAACTTATTAAGGTGGACATCAGGAGAACTTCATCAGGAAGAACTTTCCACAAACTGGATAGAACTGTGGGAAAAGCCCATATCTCATCTGCTTGGCCGCAGCTGCCAGATCTTAAGGTAAGGGAAGACTGATAATGAAGCACTTTGTTTCAAGTACTCAAGTCCCAAGCCAGCAGGTTTAGTATTTTGAAGTGTGCCAACAAACAAATCAGGAGTCATTGGACTTTTTTAAAAGCTCTGGCAAGTATACTTCTTGTGAGGATCATGGCCCTTGCAACCTTATTAGTAGTAATCCACAGTACAAGCCATTAGGATATACGAAGTTTCTTTAATAAGGAGAATTGACCAGCACTCTGTTTAAGTCATGAATAAGGCTTTGCGTCCAAAGCGTTTGAATTAAaacttttcctccccctcccccacttcctCATTGCCATGGCTACTGGTCTCTAATGTGCTCTTTCTGTTTCACCTCTCTTGTCCTTTCCTCTGATCTTCCCAGATGTTGGCCAAGCGTGATAAAGTTTCCCCCAAACAACCTTTTACAATCTGCAAGAATGCGAGCCGGCTCTCACACTGTTCAAAACTGTTGCTGCACTATCTCTAATGCTGTGCTTTAATGCTCTACTTGACTAACTACAAAACCCATGTCAGGAGGATGAATCCAGATGCCATCaactattgcttctggattgctCTGGTTCTGACACTTCTGTTCTTCCAGAGCAGCACAAAACGCAATATATTACAACAATCTAACCTGGCGTCTATATGAGCATGACTAATAGCAGCAAAGTTATCTATGTCCAACAGGAAAATCCCATTGCCCACATACACCAGGATGGACTTTCCACTGGCATCTACTTGAACACTGAGGAAAACATGTACTGTAGCTGGACTACATAATTTAGGAGTGCAGACTCTGTTGCTTTCAAGATGTTCTTGATTTCCATTCTCTTCCATCACAGATGGTATGACCAATGGTCAAGCCTAATTCATCACTCTTGAGATGGCCTTTATTCTTATCCAGTGGGGGTGAGGGGttatactttcttttttaaatgactggctatgttttcaaatgttttctgctttgctttgGGTAAAATAGTCTTGCCTGAAGTGGGCCGACTTTGGACCCAAGATTATGGGCATTTGGGAAATGACCCTGAGTCCATTTTGGAAATGTGAGGCTTTTAAATCATAACATTGACCAGAAATGTGAGACACAATGTGCTTTATGCAGAAGGTTTTATTTCCACTGAAGacatattcaaatatattttgaaggGCAAAACTGGCCAATCAGTGGGGAGCAATAAAGCCCATGCTGCCACAACACATCTACGAGGTTTAATGTTCATGTTTGGTGGAATAATAAAATTGAGCTTTCACGAACATCTATAGAATTAAACTTATTTCAGAACAAAGCCCATCATGCAGAAGATTAAACTAACTCCATCTAGTCAGACAGAGTGGGAACATTTAATCATCCATTGACCCATTTTGCTTATGATGTCCTCCTGGAAAAAGAGCTGGGGAAAAGGACCAGATTAAAAAGtaatgcccccccaccccatagTACTCACTGCCAATACTAGGCAGCACAGAGCACGTTTCCCAGATATTGGCCGCAATTTACTGCTGCTGGCCTGGCCAGTGGGAAAGTGGGTAGCAGTGTTGCAAAGCCTTAATCTTTTCCTGGtgcaaggccttctggaagaccaGACAGATCCTGGAGAAAATGGGTGGGTCTGTGTTCCCAAAATGGTGATACTTGACCTTGTTATTGTGATTTCATGCTACTAGAAATACCACCAAGGAGATCAAACTGGGTTAGTGGCTGATGCTTTGAAGCATATTGTGGGAACAGGGCCTATGGATGGCTTCACTGAGGTTAACAACTGGCCAGTATCACTTACTGGGAACCACTTACTGCTTAGGAATagcttttccccaacctggtagcCTCTACAGGTATTGAACTCTCTTCATCCCATTCCTTttcgcatgctggctgggagttgaagttcaataTATCTAGAAAGCACCAAGGAATTATCCTTAAATAGATAAGAGAGTCCTTGCTTAGACATGCAAATACACCCACTAAAAATAGTTGACCTATAATGACCTGATTTTCAAAAATTATTAAGTGTTAGATGCACTTACTGTAACTCATCTTCTAAAAGCaatattattttaagaattttTCATCCAggtaattcattttaattaattcccATTCATTAGCGACTGAGGAACATGAAAATTTGTCATGGGTGAAACCCAATGCTTAGATAGTTTTGCCTTGGTGTCTACTGTGAGTTTTGGTTTCCATCCACTCATTTTCTTTCAGAGGTTTGCATGTGATCAGATACACGCCTATTGTTTCTTTTGCTTATACAAAGCCCTTTTTGATTACAAGGAAGCACCAGCTCCATAAACAGAGTCAAATTAATTTCTTTGAAAATGAGTAAGAAGGTTATGTGGACAGGAAATGCCACTCCGAGCACCAGATCTGTATTTCAAGGACTGGATTAAGGCAACAATGGGttaaagtggattttttttacagCAATTTAATCCTTACATTCTCCGCTATACATATAGTTCAGTGCTGTTGCCTGCAGCCTGATTATTGCAGTAGTTCTTAAACCTTTGCTAAGAAATTCTCAATAAAACAGATCTGCTTAGAAATCAGACTCACTGACAACCGGCTGTGCTGCCCATTATTGGAAGCCTGGGGATTTCTTTTTCTAGTGAAATTTGAGCCACCATATGCAGGTCATCATGTTAAGACATTGCTCATTTCACTTTATGTGTTCCATAGTTCACCCAAAAGAGTGAACCCAACCACTGCTTGGAGAAAACACAACGCAGGATGCTATTGAAGTCCGGGGATGGTTCCTTCTGCCACTCTATCATTTCAAAAGTTACCCAATAGTGCCATCTACCGATGCTGGTTTTGCACCCACCAGCTTAAGAGAGATGTTCCTCCACTGTGCGTGATCACTTCTGAAGAGGCAATTGGGCTACCTGTGTCTAAttccttattttttatttggttttgttttaaacatttatGGCTGGTAGGAAGAATTGAAAGCAGGCTTGCTGTTTAATTCTCACAACGGCTGGCATAAACAATTACCTGTTTAGAGGGGTAAAAGTTGCAGAGAGGACATCTCTGGACCAAAATATCCACATATTCATATCAAATCAGCAGCTAACTCAATTGGGCTTCTACTGTGAAACTAAAGCTAccaatattttaatttctatgcagatgctcagaaaaagAGGGCCCTGGGCAATTACTAACATTCGTAATTCTGTATCTAGTCAGGTTGCATTGCTCAGCCTGAGAATGTTTCCCAGCCCTATTCATAAATGCACTTTAATTAAAGCCAAGAGTTCCACTGCATTGTGCATAACAGTTCCAAGTGACTTCCTAATATTCTGCCTTTTGTGGTTAAATGCCAACACACATCCTCTGAGCAAATACATCTATGGAAGACCAAATGTTTATTAGGCAAAAATCAACCAAATGGTGCCAGCTAACATTCAGATATCTGCATCATCAGAAACCCAGGTATTAGTATTGTCCAATAATCACTCCAGTAAAGAAATTAAATCCATTTACATTATATTTGATAAACTCCTGTACATACTGTGGCACCAAGCACAATAGCCCCAATCTCTTGTAAATTGATTTGATTAGGAAGACTAGTGATCTTCAAAGGAGATGTACTTGTCccctattatttttctttgatcACTGATTTCATGGGAAATAGAAGATACTTTGGTTGTTCTCTGGTGGATTGGGACAGTTTAATTCCAAACAAGTTCTTGCAAACATATTAGGTGTGAATTAATCTTAGAGCTGGGGATAAATAAAGCGAGTTGTTATATGTTCAAGTCCTTCTTCCTTTTGATGGTGTGGCTACTCTTCCCCATGTCCATTCTTGTAACTGAAGCCAATATAGGAATAACCTTTAAAATGGGAGCTTCTGTTCAGCAATAACTCCCAGAGGTGGCAGAGACTGAGGGCGAGGGAATGACATTTGAATCAGATTTAAGATCTCCAAGGTGAAACAACTACAATTTTGCTATTGGCAGAGAAATCCAGCTCCATATTCACTATTTTTATATCTCCATCAGACAATATAAGGGGAGAGTGGTGAGGAATCAAGCAAAAGACATTCTTTAGGCAAGGAATCAAGCAAAAGACATTCTTCTACCACGATCAAACCATTCACCTGGTACAGTTCCATTAACCTTTTTTAGCATTgctataaaataaaagaattgagGATCATCTCTGCAATAACTGAAAACTGGATTAATTGGCTGTTTGAAGATGCATACTAACATTTTTTGTCTTCCAATTTCTTTTTGCTAGTTTTCTCAGACATTGTCTCCATAACCATAGCAGTTTCTTCATAGCTTTGAATTTTGTCATCAGAGAATTTTTCAATGGATTCTACCATTTCTACCTTCTCATAACTCATAGTGCTTGGTGAAGTAAGTTCCTTGTGCAAGCCGTCCTGCTTATTGCATTGTTTCTTTACATAAATTCCTTTTTCATTTCGCTCATTCTGACGTGGTGTGGAAAATGGTTCAGATGCTCCACTAAATTGCTGTTTTGAgaactcttctttttttccaggtTCTCCCCACAGCTTGGATAcatcatcttccttctctctgcctTTCAGCTTGTACCCATATTTAATGTCTTTCTGCATCCTTGATTGCTCTTGCATTCCATGGGCTTCAAGTTCACTTTTGTAATGTTCAAGAGACCTGGATAATTCTGGTTTCACACCTCTTCCACTTGATatagtttcttcagcatctgaaaCAATGACCCTACCCTTGGAAGGAATGGGTAAAGCATGGAAGCAGGTGTCATCATAGCTGCCTTTTTCTGTAACAATTACATATCCTTTAGAGCAGAACCCAGTTTTGGGTTCCTGTCTTTGGTAGAATCTGATTTTCTCTTTCATTATATTGCACAatttgtcaaaagctttgcttATTTGTGCTCCATCAGGCACATCCTCTTCCACTTTGTTGGGCTCAGTTTCTTCCTTGGTATCATTGCATCCATGTTCACTTCCAATAAGTAATCCTTCATGCTTGAAATCCATCGGGGCTTGGTCAAATCCTCCTTGTGGCTGGTCAGGCATTTTTTCCAAGGAAGACCCATTGGTAAGGTCTTTTGGTGTAATCTCCTTCCTCCTTAACATTTTCTTTGGCAGACTTCTTTGTCGTAACTTGGCACTAGCAATCTCTTGTATGACTAGCGTAATGTCTACATTAATGGAAATAAGAGAACAACAAATATAGCATGAGATGCAGCCCACTGAAGAGGAAATGCATCATGTGCAGACACCATCTCAAACAGGGTGATGAGAGTGGCTTTAATGGCATCAATGTTTGTTGAAGAAAATATTAGATCAGGGTGCACCACTTCTTTGGGCAAGGTCTCCATTTGCCCTTTGAGTGATACGCTCCAATATGTTGATTAAGCAAAGACAAACCTAAATGTGATTCAATTTTAATCTCATTGAtttgattttagtttaatataatCTTAGTTTAATGCAATTAATATGATTACTACTTATATAATTAATACTTACATAATTATTACTAATaccacagacacacatatattcTCAAATTAACATTTGAATGGATGATTCAAATATGATGAATATTTAGATGGAGCTATTgtacagagaaaggaaaagaacttttctctcccattctctctcacacacacttctaagttgattacatttttaattttgttgtgtAGTCTATAAAGACAAAGCTACTGATTTCAAATCTGACTGTAACCTACAAAGATGCCTCCAAGGGCTTATGGATCATTTGCCAATGTCTGCAATATTGTAATTCAGCATTACAAGCTTGATTGTATAAGGAAACACTGGTATCTACCAGGCTCCAGTTGGACCTTAATTGCATTACTGCAATTCATACAATTAGCAAGAAATTAAACAAGGGAGGTTCAGTTGGTGACAGCACCCAGCGAacagctgatctcaaaaagctaaatagGATCAGATCTAGTCAATACTGGAAGAAGAGAtccccaggaaatcccagggctgtagactagtctagaatgtttttaaaaaaaagtcttggaGAAAGACAAGAGCAAACCATTTCCTCACTGTTGACAAGAAGCCTACACAGACATATTTCTGTAGCCAACAGAAATCAAGCTAGTTCTGAAGAAAGTTTTACTATTTTATGTAAGATAGAAAATTCATTTTAATACAACCAACATTCAGGCTTAATTTCTTTATGGGTTTGGCAAGATGCCAGGTTTATTCCTGAGCCGTATATGTACAAAACCTTAATTCATCCCAAATGTTCAAGGGCTAAGACCCCAATGAACAGAAACATCAGGTCATTTTAAAAGTATTGGGAGTGCTCCAGGACCTGTGAGGTAGGAGACCTCTCTCCTTCCTAAGAAATCAGTAGATGATTCAGTTATTGTTCACCTTCCTTCAGTAAATACAGTGAGTTTGTTAATAGTAATCCATAAGAAAAGGGTTAACTTCAGTCACCTGTATTCAGATGATGGGAACAATGAGATCAACAGAAACATGTCACACATACATGCTACTCTTGTGgattaaaataatttctgtagACACTTGATTACCTGTCCCTTTTAAGGTTGGTGTCTCTGAGGGTCTGTAAGTCTGTGTAAATAGGGTTACCGGAGTTCCAACAATGGCAGAATTCAATCTATCACAGTGGGGAAAAGATATAAGTCATGAACAATaaattccatcaaaataaaacctaaacaaacaaacatttaatgtttaaaataatgtcGTCAAACTATGTGGGTTACATCCACGTAATTATACATATTTACAATATTTTCCAAATAGGTTGTTTTTATTCCATTCCAAGTCGAGCTACATGGAATGCTATCATTTCCCACCTCTCTTTACCCACGTCACCAAGtccattatcataaaacattctaGAACAGAATGTCATGCTCTGGCAGGTTAACAAAGCACATGTGAATCTCATTGAAAAATGACTGAGGAGCAAGAATCTACCTAGAAAAGAACACTGTTGGGGTAGCTGAGATACCCCCAGAAACCTCTGTGAGCAGAGAACTGCCAGTGGtaggaaacaaaacaaagtgcTCCAGATCTGATATATCCAAGGCTGAAACTTTCAGTTTTCTAAGAGAAAATTCAGAGCTGCTCCTGTTtgccattctttctctctcttcttctaaaGCATGTAATTGGACCATATGGTTGCACCTCCTCCAGCTTAAAGATGCATGGGTTAAAAGGGTGGGTTGCCTGGATATACATCTCAATTTCCCTGCATGCACTTTCCATGTCTACTCCACTGTAAAAGTCTACAACAGTCTACATGTGCATAGGCAAACATGCTCAAGAGAACTCCACATGTTTGAAAATCCTCACTGAACAAGAGAGAAGACCTTGGAgaagcaaaacatgatttaaatcCAGGAAAGGTAGAGAATATTAAAAAGAAGCTTACACTGGCTCTGCCTTAGGtctctttagtataagagggagggaagaaaaacacAATTAGGCTTTCGAGATTATGTTATTATAAACTAtatcaatagagttccagtaCTTCCTGTGGAAtccatttcctgacctggcctacctcaaaggactgacaaccATCCATGTGGAGGCTACCTGAACATACATAAAGGCCACATTCAGATCATGCTACTAAGATGAAAGGGAATTAGTCTAATCAGAGTACCTTTCATACCTGTTTTTAACCGTTGCTGATCAGCTTAACGTTTTAATAGGAGTACTTTGTGGGTGCaacctatttttaaaacaatattatttcaATTATCTGGATCCACATATACATACTTAAACATTCTCATTGGAATATACGCTAGAGAACCTTCTGTTTCTGATGCACCACTTTGCCAGTATTCTTTTCCCTGTGCAGTTGCTGTTCTGTGGTCACACGCAAATGAATACAGGGCAATGTGTTTGCAATGCAGGCAATTATGATATATGGGCGTAATATTGTCATTGCCGTTGAGATGGGAGGAGCTCTGCCTGCTTCACCTCTTTGATTTAAAAGAGGAGAAAGTGCCACAAACCACAACTGGGACGAGGCAATTGCAAGAGAAGTGCAGTTCATGCAGATCTTTTCTAGATCCTTTTAAATTTATGTGAAGGACTTGTGTGCAC contains:
- the BFSP1 gene encoding filensin, which translates into the protein MYRSSYLHEVHNEKYEQSDAYDELPESQEFGRLAQAQGLENLQGLSERFANYINKARVLEQRNTIFHKQLETFQRMDELAGLEEAFAAQNELNHQRVHDLAINRSKLEREKKDAQRVLDEYYNKYKNECDYQQRQKTTLEQLNKDADEALLCNLELQIELQFFQDDVNATKDRYKKNLMEIQTYVGNLQQITQATPQVSTIMAGASEEKLMTERRIPILQNQLEEYKGILCQLQAQKVKLQTETAMLDQVIKDTQHSYNDEIQLYNEQIDTLRKGIEDAERTLEKYTNQCRQLSIYKQSLGTELERYKRIIENEDSRLNSAIVGTPVTLFTQTYRPSETPTLKGTDITLVIQEIASAKLRQRSLPKKMLRRKEITPKDLTNGSSLEKMPDQPQGGFDQAPMDFKHEGLLIGSEHGCNDTKEETEPNKVEEDVPDGAQISKAFDKLCNIMKEKIRFYQRQEPKTGFCSKGYVIVTEKGSYDDTCFHALPIPSKGRVIVSDAEETISSGRGVKPELSRSLEHYKSELEAHGMQEQSRMQKDIKYGYKLKGREKEDDVSKLWGEPGKKEEFSKQQFSGASEPFSTPRQNERNEKGIYVKKQCNKQDGLHKELTSPSTMSYEKVEMVESIEKFSDDKIQSYEETAMVMETMSEKTSKKKLEDKKC